One window of the Gambusia affinis linkage group LG01, SWU_Gaff_1.0, whole genome shotgun sequence genome contains the following:
- the opn7d gene encoding opsin 7, group member d isoform X1 → MKRRFCCAAGSHCMVYARCHHLEMGNASDAASLFASSISKEHDILMGSVYSLFCILSLIGNCLLLLVAFHKRSTLKPAEFFIINLSISDLGMTLSLFPLAIPSAFSHRWLFGEITCQLYAMCGVLFGLCSLTNLTALSLVCCLKVCFPTYGNKFSPSHARLLVAGVWCYASVFAVGPLAQWGHYSAEPYGTACCIDWHAPNQELLALTYIVCLFVFCYALPCTIIFLSYGFILLTVRGSRQAVQQHVSPQTKTTNAHALIVKLSIAVCIGFLGAWSPYAAVAMWAAFGDATTVPPVVFALAAVLAKSSTIYNPMVYLLCKPNFRECLCRDTSTLRQMIYRGSPQPQERFSFTPQRNKDTSASTRFSNGQQESYGACLNCTENAALCHATAPQKTACVLTGSTYTEVTVSQLSATPGTDFI, encoded by the exons ATGAAACGGCGGTTCTGCTGCGCGGCCGGCAGCCACTGCATGGTTTATGCTCGGTGTCACCATCTGGAG ATGGGAAATGCTTCAGACGCAGCCTCTTTGTTTGCCTCGAGCATCTCGAAGGAGCACGACATCCTCATGGGTTCCGTCTACAGCTTGTTTT GTATCCTGTCCCTCATAGGCAACTGCCTTCTGCTGCTTGTTGCTTTTCACAAGAGATCAACTTTGAAACCAGCAGAGTTCTTCATCATCAACCTCTCCATCAGCGACCTTGGGATGACCCTGTCTCTGTTTCCACTGGCGATACCGTCGGCCTTTTCACACAG GTGGCTTTTTGGAGAAATTACCTGCCAGCTTTATGCCATGTGTGGAGTGTTGTTTGGTCTCTGCAGCCTGACAAACCTCACTGCCCTCTCCTTGGTGTGTTGCCTTAAAGTCTGCTTCCCTACTTATG GGAACAAGTTCTCGCCCTCACACGCCCGCCTCCTGGTGGCCGGAGTGTGGTGCTACGCATCTGTGTTTGCGGTGGGGCCCCTGGCACAGTGGGGGCATTACAGCGCTGAACCTTACGGCACGGCCTGCTGCATTGACTGGCACGCACCCAACCAGGAGCTTTTAGCTTTGACATACATAGTCTGCCTTTTCGTCTTTTGCTATGCACTGCCCTGCAccatcatcttcctctcctACGGTTTCATTCTGCTGACAGTGCGGGGATCGCGTCAGGCGGTTCAGCAGCATGTGTCACCCCAGACCAAGACCACCAATGCACACGCTCTCATAGTGAAG CTGTCCATAGCAGTGTGCATTGGTTTCCTGGGAGCCTGGTCCCCCTACGCTGCCGTGGCGATGTGGGCTGCTTTCGGAGACGCCACAACCGTCCCTCCTGTTGTGTTCGCCCTGGCCGCAGTGTTGGCCAAGTCTTCCACCATCTACAACCCAATGGTCTACCTGCTGTGCAAGCCCAATTTCCGCGAGTGTTTATGTAGAGACACGTCTACACTGCGACAGATGATCTACAGGGGCAGTCCACAGCCGCAGGAGCGATTCAGCTTCACTCCACAGCGCAACAAGGACACGAGTGCCTCCACAAGGTTCTCAAACGGTCAGCAGGAAAGCTACGGGGCGTGTCTGAACTGCACCGAGAATGCAGCGCTGTGTCATGCGACCGCTCCGCAGAAGACTGCCTGCGTCCTGACGGGATCCACCTACACCGAGGTGACAGTTAGTCAGCTCTCAGCCACACCAGGAACAGATTTCATCTAA
- the opn7d gene encoding opsin 7, group member d isoform X2 yields MGNASDAASLFASSISKEHDILMGSVYSLFCILSLIGNCLLLLVAFHKRSTLKPAEFFIINLSISDLGMTLSLFPLAIPSAFSHRWLFGEITCQLYAMCGVLFGLCSLTNLTALSLVCCLKVCFPTYGNKFSPSHARLLVAGVWCYASVFAVGPLAQWGHYSAEPYGTACCIDWHAPNQELLALTYIVCLFVFCYALPCTIIFLSYGFILLTVRGSRQAVQQHVSPQTKTTNAHALIVKLSIAVCIGFLGAWSPYAAVAMWAAFGDATTVPPVVFALAAVLAKSSTIYNPMVYLLCKPNFRECLCRDTSTLRQMIYRGSPQPQERFSFTPQRNKDTSASTRFSNGQQESYGACLNCTENAALCHATAPQKTACVLTGSTYTEVTVSQLSATPGTDFI; encoded by the exons ATGGGAAATGCTTCAGACGCAGCCTCTTTGTTTGCCTCGAGCATCTCGAAGGAGCACGACATCCTCATGGGTTCCGTCTACAGCTTGTTTT GTATCCTGTCCCTCATAGGCAACTGCCTTCTGCTGCTTGTTGCTTTTCACAAGAGATCAACTTTGAAACCAGCAGAGTTCTTCATCATCAACCTCTCCATCAGCGACCTTGGGATGACCCTGTCTCTGTTTCCACTGGCGATACCGTCGGCCTTTTCACACAG GTGGCTTTTTGGAGAAATTACCTGCCAGCTTTATGCCATGTGTGGAGTGTTGTTTGGTCTCTGCAGCCTGACAAACCTCACTGCCCTCTCCTTGGTGTGTTGCCTTAAAGTCTGCTTCCCTACTTATG GGAACAAGTTCTCGCCCTCACACGCCCGCCTCCTGGTGGCCGGAGTGTGGTGCTACGCATCTGTGTTTGCGGTGGGGCCCCTGGCACAGTGGGGGCATTACAGCGCTGAACCTTACGGCACGGCCTGCTGCATTGACTGGCACGCACCCAACCAGGAGCTTTTAGCTTTGACATACATAGTCTGCCTTTTCGTCTTTTGCTATGCACTGCCCTGCAccatcatcttcctctcctACGGTTTCATTCTGCTGACAGTGCGGGGATCGCGTCAGGCGGTTCAGCAGCATGTGTCACCCCAGACCAAGACCACCAATGCACACGCTCTCATAGTGAAG CTGTCCATAGCAGTGTGCATTGGTTTCCTGGGAGCCTGGTCCCCCTACGCTGCCGTGGCGATGTGGGCTGCTTTCGGAGACGCCACAACCGTCCCTCCTGTTGTGTTCGCCCTGGCCGCAGTGTTGGCCAAGTCTTCCACCATCTACAACCCAATGGTCTACCTGCTGTGCAAGCCCAATTTCCGCGAGTGTTTATGTAGAGACACGTCTACACTGCGACAGATGATCTACAGGGGCAGTCCACAGCCGCAGGAGCGATTCAGCTTCACTCCACAGCGCAACAAGGACACGAGTGCCTCCACAAGGTTCTCAAACGGTCAGCAGGAAAGCTACGGGGCGTGTCTGAACTGCACCGAGAATGCAGCGCTGTGTCATGCGACCGCTCCGCAGAAGACTGCCTGCGTCCTGACGGGATCCACCTACACCGAGGTGACAGTTAGTCAGCTCTCAGCCACACCAGGAACAGATTTCATCTAA